In Mus musculus strain C57BL/6J chromosome 1, GRCm38.p6 C57BL/6J, a single genomic region encodes these proteins:
- the Becn2 gene encoding beclin-2, with protein sequence MSPALFLCQRCKEPLKLLQQQGGPLEVQHHANTPTEIPVSAESQVRTSGRPHSDGGRVSQGSALCTFTLLTSGGPDSEGGTTSQGNACCTFTLLGESASMRTMNTIQNTVLETFEILSDQKVVDHPLCVDCTDHLLMQLDDQLALLASDNQKYKSFQDRELLVSEEEREALHAELCAELSSLEQEEARLTQELEDLDGHHARVAAELRAAQAESKELYKQHEQHRVEYSVFKMEQLELMDQLSSVENQLTYALSQQYRLRQTNIFNATFTISDEGPLGVINNFRLGCLPGVRVGWTEISSAWGQTVLLLFSLSKIAGLQFQRYQLVPFGDHSYLKSLTGDGVLPLFSDGSHSVFLNNKFDCGMKAFLDCLQQFVEEIERDERCPCLPYRIHVKEGLMEDVWDSGECCSIRTHLNTEEEWSRALKFMLSDLKLILAWASLRFSRVQRP encoded by the exons ATGTCTCCTGCCCTCTTCCTGTGCCAGCGCTGCAAAGAACCCCTGAAACTCTTACAGCAGCAGGGGGGGCCCTTGGAAGTCCAGCACCACGCCAATACCCCCACAGAAATTCCAGTTTCTGCAGAGTCCCAAGTCAGGACCTCCGGCAGACCCCACTCTGACGGTGGCAGGGTGTCCCAGGGAAGTGCCCTCTGCACTTTTACTCTGCTTACCTCTGGCGGACCGGACTCTGAAGGTGGCACGACGTCCCAGGGAAATGCCTGCTGTACCTTTACTCTGCTTGGTGAATCTGCCTCCATGAGAACTATGAACACTATCCAAAATACTGTCTTAGAGACCTTCGAAATCCTCTCCGACCAAAAGGTGGTGGACCACCCGCTGTGTGTGGACTGTACCGACCATCTTCTGATGCAACTAGACGACCAGCTCGCTCTCCTGGCATCTGACAACCAGAAGTACAAAAGTTTCCAGGACAGAGAGTTGCTGGTgagtgaggaagagagggaggcgcTACACGCGGAGCTTTGTGCCGAACTGTCCAGTCTGGAGCAGGAGGAAGCAAGGCTGACCCAGGAGCTAGAGGATTTAGACGGCCATCATGCAAGGGTAGCCGCTGAACTCAGAGCAGCCCAGGCCGAGAGCAAGGAGCTGTATAAACAGCATGAGCAGCACAGGGTCGAGTACTCTGTTTTCAAGATGGAACAGCTGGAGCTGATGGACCAGCTGAGCAGTGTGGAGAACCAGCTGACGTATGCCCTGAGTCAGCAGTACCGCTTAAGACAGACCAATATCTTCAACGCCACATTTACCATTTCAGATGAGGGTCCCTTGGGCGTTATCAACAATTTTAGGCTGGGCTGTCTCCCCGGGGTCCGGGTGGGCTGGACTGAGATCAGTTCTGCCTGGGGACAGACAGTCTTACTGCTCTTCAGCTTGTCCAAGATAGCTGGACTGCAATTCCAGAGATATCAACTGGTTCCCTTTGGGGACCATTCCTATCTCAAGTCCTTGACTGGTGATGGCGtgctgcccttattctctgatgGGAGCCACAGCGTCTTCTTGAATAACaagtttgactgtgggatgaaGGCCTTCCTGGACTGTCTTCAGCAGTTTGTGGAGGAGATTGAGAGGGATGAGAGATGCCCCTGCCTGCCCTACAGGATCCATGTGAAGGAAGGGCTGATGGAGGATGTCTGGGACAGTGGGGAGTGCTGCTCCATCAGGACCCATCTGAACACGGAGGAGGAGTGGTCCAGGGCTCTGAAATTCATGCTTTCGGACTTGAAGTTGATCCTTGCTTGGGCTTCCTTAAG gttttccagagTCCAGAGGCCTTAA